In Leucobacter insecticola, one DNA window encodes the following:
- a CDS encoding ABC transporter substrate-binding protein — MIHTRISGSVAAVALAALALTGCSSSDNSDLNSDGAGPLNIGGFTDVTSWDPALADIGFDGPFLSAVYDPLIALDGDGTPVPALAKEWEVSEDFKTITLKLRDDAVFSDGEAFNSAAAVKALDHLKSGVRSQEAYLNVESFEATDDSTVEIHLSKRDDTILYYMGLGRSYMPAPAAIDAGTLTKAPVGSGPYTLDEKTSVAGAEYHFQKVADHWAADQFAFDPLTIMPIDDPTARTNAMIAGQINVNYAGPDDLAQAKANNWNVESKIAGRIGIQFTDRTGASFAPFGDVRVRQALNYAFDSAGLIDMLAQGNGKLTNQVFPSGGEGNLPELDHKYDYNIKTAKELMAEAGYADGFDITMPIMPVLSAYQPIANQVFADLGIRASWDEMQYIDYAEKAPTYPAFMGMIAIDSNPVANVERQIEKPQWYNLTPNADKFPEVQAAIDEVHSSDPGPEQVKAIEKLNTIVTDLAWFDVWFQSENSYVSTPNIDVTAITGMMFPTLRQIVPANPSK, encoded by the coding sequence ATGATCCACACGCGCATCAGCGGCAGCGTAGCCGCTGTCGCCCTAGCCGCCCTCGCGCTCACAGGCTGTTCAAGCAGCGACAACAGCGATCTCAACAGCGACGGCGCCGGGCCACTCAACATCGGCGGATTCACCGATGTCACCTCCTGGGATCCCGCGCTCGCCGATATTGGCTTCGACGGGCCGTTCCTGTCGGCCGTCTACGACCCGCTCATTGCGCTCGACGGAGACGGCACCCCCGTTCCAGCGCTCGCGAAAGAGTGGGAAGTATCCGAGGATTTCAAGACGATCACCCTGAAGCTCCGTGACGATGCGGTATTCAGCGACGGAGAAGCCTTCAACAGCGCAGCTGCAGTGAAAGCCCTCGACCACCTGAAATCCGGCGTACGCTCACAAGAGGCGTACCTCAACGTCGAAAGTTTCGAGGCCACCGACGACAGCACGGTCGAGATTCACCTCTCCAAGCGCGACGACACGATCCTGTACTACATGGGACTCGGTCGCAGTTACATGCCAGCGCCAGCGGCGATCGACGCGGGCACCCTCACGAAGGCGCCCGTGGGATCCGGCCCCTACACACTCGACGAGAAAACCTCGGTTGCTGGAGCTGAGTATCATTTCCAGAAAGTCGCAGACCACTGGGCAGCAGATCAGTTCGCCTTCGACCCGCTCACGATCATGCCCATCGATGATCCAACCGCCCGCACGAACGCAATGATTGCCGGTCAGATCAACGTCAACTACGCGGGTCCCGACGATCTCGCCCAGGCCAAGGCCAACAACTGGAATGTTGAGTCAAAAATCGCGGGACGGATCGGCATACAGTTCACCGACCGCACCGGCGCAAGCTTCGCTCCCTTCGGGGACGTGCGGGTGCGACAGGCGCTCAACTACGCGTTTGATTCCGCTGGGCTCATTGACATGCTCGCGCAGGGAAATGGCAAACTTACCAATCAAGTTTTCCCGTCCGGCGGCGAGGGCAATCTCCCCGAGCTCGATCACAAATACGACTACAACATCAAGACCGCAAAAGAGCTAATGGCCGAAGCTGGCTACGCCGATGGCTTTGATATCACTATGCCAATAATGCCCGTGCTTTCGGCATACCAGCCCATCGCAAATCAGGTCTTTGCCGACCTCGGGATCCGGGCGAGCTGGGACGAGATGCAGTACATCGACTACGCCGAAAAAGCACCGACCTACCCAGCGTTTATGGGCATGATCGCGATCGATTCAAACCCCGTCGCGAACGTCGAACGGCAGATCGAAAAGCCGCAGTGGTACAACCTCACCCCAAATGCCGATAAGTTCCCCGAGGTGCAGGCGGCAATCGACGAGGTACACAGCAGTGATCCTGGCCCTGAACAGGTCAAGGCGATCGAGAAACTCAACACGATCGTCACTGATCTCGCCTGGTTCGACGTTTGGTTCCAGTCCGAGAACAGCTACGTGAGCACCCCAAATATCGATGTCACCGCGATCACTGGCATGATGTTTCCTACGCTGAGACAGATTGTCCCGGCCAACCCGTCAAAGTAA
- a CDS encoding alpha/beta hydrolase, translating to MSLRYPPVPFDPEVQHALDAVPEISVPLTRETLPRGDVGDLSAIYAEAIGDLAIDHEEHRVQSATSDHTIEITILRPRGSAGEKLPTLYNIHGGGMIVGHRSAEAGRIAELVAEHRAVGVLVEYRLAPEDPYPAGVEDCYDGFVWLVENAARLGVDPERIVVMGGSAGGGFTAAVALLARDRGGPKMAGQLMLCPMLDNTNSTVSSLQYDGIGTWQRSAALLAWECVLGTDLAASESAPAYAAPTRAADLSGLPPAYIEVGAAEMFRDEDIEYASRIWATGGQAELHVWSGGCHGFDIYMPEIELTRAALAARSSWLRRVIR from the coding sequence ATGTCGCTGCGATATCCCCCTGTTCCGTTCGACCCCGAGGTGCAACACGCGCTCGATGCCGTTCCTGAAATCTCGGTGCCGCTCACGCGAGAGACGTTGCCTAGGGGTGACGTCGGGGACCTCAGCGCGATCTATGCCGAAGCTATCGGTGACCTTGCGATCGATCACGAAGAGCATCGGGTACAGTCCGCAACGAGCGACCACACGATCGAAATCACGATCCTGCGCCCCCGCGGATCCGCAGGAGAGAAGCTCCCCACCCTCTATAACATTCACGGCGGCGGGATGATCGTTGGGCATCGCTCGGCCGAGGCCGGGCGGATCGCGGAATTGGTGGCGGAGCATCGGGCGGTCGGCGTGCTTGTTGAGTACCGCCTCGCCCCCGAAGATCCCTACCCTGCCGGTGTTGAGGATTGTTATGACGGCTTCGTCTGGCTTGTAGAAAACGCCGCACGTCTCGGCGTAGATCCCGAACGCATTGTCGTGATGGGGGGTAGTGCCGGAGGGGGATTTACCGCCGCGGTTGCGCTTCTCGCGAGGGATCGAGGCGGCCCCAAGATGGCCGGGCAGTTGATGCTCTGCCCAATGCTCGACAACACGAACTCGACGGTGTCGAGCCTGCAATATGACGGCATTGGCACCTGGCAGCGCTCGGCTGCGCTGCTTGCGTGGGAGTGCGTGCTGGGCACGGATCTTGCCGCGAGTGAGTCCGCGCCAGCCTACGCTGCTCCGACGCGGGCGGCGGATCTCTCTGGGCTACCCCCTGCCTACATCGAAGTGGGGGCAGCTGAAATGTTCCGTGATGAAGACATCGAGTATGCCAGCAGGATCTGGGCCACGGGTGGCCAGGCTGAGCTGCATGTGTGGTCGGGAGGCTGTCACGGCTTCGACATATATATGCCCGAAATTGAGCTGACGCGGGCGGCGCTGGCTGCGCGCTCGTCGTGGTTGCGTCGGGTGATTCGATGA
- a CDS encoding transposase: MDRKKYTPQFKADAVELVITSKRPIAQYAVDLGINEGTLGNWVRAWREEHPEDETEGRGPVEWAKYQALQAENAELKREIEFLGKISAFFAAKQR, from the coding sequence ATGGATCGGAAGAAGTACACGCCGCAGTTCAAGGCTGACGCGGTTGAGCTGGTGATCACCTCGAAGCGCCCGATCGCGCAGTACGCTGTGGATCTCGGCATTAACGAGGGAACCTTGGGCAACTGGGTGCGCGCGTGGCGTGAAGAACACCCCGAAGACGAGACCGAGGGGCGTGGTCCGGTGGAGTGGGCGAAGTACCAGGCGTTGCAGGCCGAGAACGCGGAGCTGAAGCGTGAGATTGAGTTCCTGGGAAAAATCAGCGCCTTCTTCGCCGCGAAGCAACGGTAA
- a CDS encoding DUF7674 family protein — protein MENESHEDDQLDEEFCRNLVEKVPETAPLLEEHLKDQGGELLAYIFMSGVAEWAEKNAEAKTADVVQLLAVLNQGLAEGKRDVPNLIVVGFVEWLLRDTPLKSLLQGELKAWHDFHTGASESHPFLRRGD, from the coding sequence ATGGAAAATGAATCGCATGAAGACGATCAGCTTGATGAGGAGTTTTGTCGGAACCTCGTGGAAAAGGTTCCCGAAACTGCCCCGCTTCTTGAAGAACACTTGAAGGATCAAGGCGGAGAATTGCTGGCCTACATTTTTATGAGCGGTGTTGCCGAGTGGGCTGAGAAAAATGCAGAGGCGAAAACAGCTGATGTGGTTCAGCTCCTTGCGGTGCTTAATCAAGGACTTGCTGAGGGCAAGCGCGATGTACCGAATCTCATCGTGGTTGGATTCGTCGAATGGCTTCTGCGAGACACTCCCTTGAAATCTCTTCTACAAGGTGAGCTCAAAGCTTGGCACGATTTTCATACAGGAGCATCTGAGAGTCATCCCTTTTTGCGAAGAGGCGACTAG
- a CDS encoding IS256 family transposase yields MSYQDEERAERRRTQKEIADQLRASGALDDIFAQMDAGAPLTGDNGLLGGIVKAALERGLETELSDHLGYEKGDPEANIYPNSRNGTSAKTVSTEVGDIELAIPRDRNGSFTPMLVPKGQRRLDGLDGMIISLYAGGMTIREIQHHLYSTLGTDLSHETISKITDQIQDEVLAWQTRPLEPLYPVIYLDAIIVKIRDGGHVRNKAAHIAVGVDMDGIKHVLGIWVQATEGAKFWAAVCAELANRGVRDVLIVACDGLTGFPEAIQATWPEATVQTCVVHLIRAAMRFVNYQDRKAVASALKPIYQAVNEDAALEALEEFSNSTLGKKYPSAVKSFQDAWDRFIPFLAFPPELRRVIYTTNAIESLNYQLRKVTKNRGHFPNDAAAVKLLWLAICNIEDKRARERQKERGKPAKERNAKPRLIEGAVTTNWKTALAQLALAYPDRIEPYL; encoded by the coding sequence ATGTCGTATCAAGACGAGGAACGCGCCGAAAGGCGTCGTACACAGAAAGAGATCGCTGACCAGCTGAGGGCCTCTGGCGCGTTGGATGACATCTTCGCGCAGATGGACGCGGGTGCCCCGTTGACCGGCGACAACGGGCTACTCGGCGGGATCGTGAAGGCCGCCCTCGAACGCGGCCTGGAAACGGAGCTGAGTGACCATCTCGGGTATGAGAAAGGAGATCCCGAAGCAAACATTTACCCGAATTCCCGGAATGGGACGTCAGCGAAAACCGTATCGACCGAGGTCGGTGATATTGAGCTTGCGATCCCCAGGGACCGGAACGGGTCATTCACGCCGATGCTCGTCCCGAAAGGCCAGCGCCGCCTCGACGGATTAGACGGCATGATCATCTCGCTCTATGCGGGCGGGATGACGATCCGTGAGATCCAGCATCACCTGTACTCAACGCTGGGCACTGACCTGTCACACGAGACGATCTCGAAGATCACGGACCAGATCCAAGACGAGGTCCTTGCCTGGCAGACGCGCCCCTTGGAGCCGTTGTACCCGGTGATCTATCTCGACGCGATCATCGTGAAGATCCGTGATGGTGGGCACGTCCGAAACAAGGCCGCACATATCGCGGTCGGCGTCGATATGGACGGCATCAAGCACGTCCTCGGGATTTGGGTACAAGCAACCGAGGGGGCAAAGTTTTGGGCAGCCGTGTGTGCAGAGCTCGCGAACCGTGGCGTGCGTGACGTGTTGATCGTCGCGTGTGACGGTTTGACCGGGTTCCCCGAAGCGATCCAGGCGACCTGGCCTGAAGCGACGGTACAGACCTGCGTGGTGCACCTGATCCGTGCCGCAATGCGGTTCGTGAACTACCAAGACCGGAAAGCTGTCGCCTCGGCCCTGAAACCGATCTACCAGGCCGTCAACGAGGATGCCGCGCTTGAAGCGCTCGAAGAGTTCTCGAACTCGACGTTGGGGAAGAAATATCCATCGGCGGTGAAATCGTTTCAAGACGCGTGGGATCGTTTCATTCCGTTCCTCGCGTTCCCGCCGGAACTTCGGCGGGTGATCTACACCACCAACGCGATCGAATCGTTGAACTATCAGCTGCGGAAGGTGACGAAGAACCGTGGTCATTTCCCCAACGATGCTGCGGCGGTGAAGCTATTGTGGCTCGCGATCTGCAACATCGAAGACAAGCGTGCCCGGGAACGCCAGAAAGAACGGGGAAAGCCTGCCAAAGAACGCAACGCGAAGCCTCGCCTGATCGAGGGCGCAGTGACTACGAACTGGAAGACAGCGCTCGCGCAGCTCGCGCTCGCGTACCCCGACCGTATCGAGCCCTACCTCTAA
- a CDS encoding IS3 family transposase: MGETVTAVAASATPRDADRACHTRLRCCEGKAGRDQIWRILRGEGIAVAAGTVGAIMRELGLKAVRVRAWKKTTVADPAARTAHIRNHMLDAFGNRQFTADVPGQRLCGDLTYLRTDEGWLYLATVIDLFNGEIIGWRADTHMRTSLVIDALVMARDHGRVDTSGEVVFHSDRGAQYTSGEFQGWCANNGITQSMGEVGVCWDNAVAESFFSHLKTEMFYQRSWRTCLHARTAIMDYIESWYNRRRPHARAGGIPPVAARIAYETRDQSLAA, from the coding sequence GTGGGTGAAACCGTCACTGCCGTCGCCGCGTCGGCAACGCCACGAGATGCTGACCGGGCATGTCACACGCGTCTACGATGCTGCGAGGGGAAGGCCGGCCGTGACCAGATCTGGCGGATTCTGCGGGGCGAGGGCATAGCGGTCGCTGCCGGCACGGTGGGAGCGATCATGCGCGAGCTGGGTTTGAAAGCGGTTCGTGTACGGGCGTGGAAGAAGACCACGGTTGCTGACCCTGCCGCGCGCACCGCGCACATTCGAAACCACATGCTTGACGCGTTCGGGAATCGCCAGTTCACTGCCGATGTCCCAGGTCAGCGGCTGTGTGGGGACCTCACGTATCTGCGCACTGATGAGGGCTGGTTGTATCTGGCGACCGTGATCGACTTGTTCAATGGGGAAATCATCGGGTGGCGGGCCGACACGCATATGCGCACCAGTCTGGTGATCGACGCGCTCGTCATGGCTCGCGATCACGGCCGAGTCGACACGTCTGGGGAAGTGGTATTCCATTCGGATCGTGGTGCCCAATACACCTCGGGCGAGTTTCAGGGCTGGTGCGCGAACAACGGCATCACTCAGTCGATGGGAGAGGTTGGGGTGTGCTGGGACAACGCCGTTGCGGAGTCGTTCTTCTCACATTTGAAGACCGAGATGTTTTACCAGCGGTCCTGGCGGACGTGTCTTCACGCGCGAACAGCGATCATGGACTACATCGAGTCCTGGTACAACCGTCGCCGCCCGCACGCTCGCGCTGGCGGCATACCGCCGGTTGCCGCACGCATTGCTTACGAGACTCGCGACCAGTCCCTGGCCGCGTAA
- a CDS encoding transposase: MDRKKYTPQFKADAVELVITSKRPIAQCAVDLGINEGTLGNWVRAWREEHPEDETEGVVRWSGRSTRRCRPRTRS; this comes from the coding sequence ATGGATCGGAAGAAGTACACGCCTCAGTTCAAGGCTGACGCGGTTGAGTTGGTGATCACCTCGAAGCGCCCGATCGCGCAGTGCGCTGTAGATCTCGGCATTAACGAGGGAACCTTGGGCAACTGGGTGCGCGCGTGGCGTGAAGAACACCCCGAAGACGAGACCGAGGGCGTGGTCCGGTGGAGTGGGCGAAGTACCAGGCGTTGCAGGCCGAGAACGCGGAGCTGA
- a CDS encoding T7SS effector LXG polymorphic toxin: protein MSVVEFSADSWQASSPGLLKGLGRRVEALSELASGLESLAGSDQISGQGADAMRDYILRVHVPIAQSLFLTVVTFQTAVGKYWDGYRGVDTDGGFRLVRDELSAHEAQLNEGIADLDRLSQDLKDIDADAAHLVSLGGAGSRAVTQTAGVLRGCWGFRRRCSRRGSRTRRLILGLTR from the coding sequence GTGAGTGTGGTCGAGTTTTCTGCGGATTCGTGGCAGGCGTCTTCTCCGGGGTTGTTGAAAGGGCTGGGGCGTCGGGTTGAGGCGCTTTCTGAGTTGGCGTCGGGGCTTGAGAGTTTGGCGGGTTCTGATCAGATCTCGGGTCAGGGTGCTGATGCGATGCGTGACTATATTCTTCGGGTGCATGTGCCGATTGCGCAGTCGTTGTTTTTGACGGTGGTGACGTTCCAGACTGCGGTGGGGAAGTATTGGGACGGGTATCGTGGGGTGGATACTGATGGCGGGTTCCGGTTGGTGCGTGACGAGCTTTCGGCGCATGAGGCTCAGCTCAACGAGGGTATTGCGGACTTAGACAGGTTGAGTCAGGATCTGAAAGATATTGATGCTGATGCTGCGCATTTGGTGTCGTTGGGTGGTGCTGGTTCTCGGGCGGTCACTCAAACGGCGGGTGTGTTGCGGGGATGTTGGGGATTTCGACGTCGTTGCAGTCGACGTGGGAGTCGTACGAGGCGACTGATCCTGGGTTTGACCAGGTGA
- a CDS encoding IS3 family transposase (programmed frameshift) encodes MDRKKYTPQFKADAVELVITSKRPIAQCAVDLGINEGTLGNWVRAWREEHPEDETEGRGPVEWAKYQALQAENAELKREIEFLGKSQRLLRREATVTEVFSFIAAEKANYPVAWMCAKLRVSRASFYRWVKPSLPSPRRQRHEMLTGHVTRVYDAARGKAGRDQIWRILRGEGIAVAAGTVGAIMRELGLKAVRVRAWKKTTVADPAARTAHIRNHMLDAFGNRQFTADVPGQRLCGDLTYLRTDEGWLYLATVIDLFNGEIIGWRADTHMRTSLVIDALVMARDHGRVDTSGEVVFHSDRGAQYTSGEFQGWCANNGITQSMGEVGVCWDNAVAESFFSHLKTEMFYQRSWRTCLHARTAIMDYIESWYNRRRPHARAGGIPPVAARIAYETRDQSLAA; translated from the exons ATGGATCGGAAGAAGTACACGCCTCAGTTCAAGGCTGACGCGGTTGAGTTGGTGATCACCTCGAAGCGCCCGATCGCGCAGTGCGCTGTAGATCTCGGCATTAACGAGGGAACCTTGGGCAACTGGGTGCGCGCGTGGCGTGAAGAACACCCCGAAGACGAGACCGAGGGGCGTGGTCCGGTGGAGTGGGCGAAGTACCAGGCGTTGCAGGCCGAGAACGCGGAGCTGAAGCGTGAGATTGAGTTCCTGG GGAAAAGTCAGCGCCTTCTTCGCCGCGAAGCAACGGTAACTGAAGTGTTCTCGTTCATCGCTGCGGAGAAGGCGAACTACCCTGTGGCGTGGATGTGTGCCAAGCTTCGGGTGTCTCGCGCATCGTTCTACCGGTGGGTGAAACCGTCACTGCCGTCGCCGCGTCGGCAACGCCACGAGATGCTGACCGGGCATGTCACACGCGTCTACGATGCTGCGAGGGGGAAGGCCGGCCGTGACCAGATCTGGCGGATTCTGCGGGGCGAGGGCATAGCGGTCGCTGCCGGCACGGTGGGAGCGATCATGCGCGAGCTGGGTTTGAAAGCGGTTCGTGTACGGGCGTGGAAGAAGACCACGGTTGCTGACCCTGCCGCGCGCACCGCGCACATTCGAAACCACATGCTTGACGCGTTCGGGAATCGCCAGTTCACTGCCGATGTCCCAGGTCAGCGGCTGTGTGGGGACCTCACGTATCTGCGCACTGATGAGGGCTGGTTGTATCTGGCGACCGTGATCGACTTGTTCAATGGGGAAATCATCGGGTGGCGGGCCGACACGCATATGCGCACCAGTCTGGTGATCGACGCGCTCGTCATGGCTCGCGATCACGGCCGAGTCGACACGTCTGGGGAAGTGGTATTCCATTCGGATCGTGGTGCCCAATACACCTCGGGCGAGTTTCAGGGCTGGTGCGCGAACAACGGCATCACTCAGTCGATGGGAGAGGTTGGGGTGTGCTGGGACAACGCCGTTGCGGAGTCGTTCTTCTCACATTTGAAGACCGAGATGTTTTACCAGCGGTCCTGGCGGACGTGTCTTCACGCGCGAACAGCGATCATGGACTACATCGAGTCCTGGTACAACCGTCGCCGCCCGCACGCTCGCGCTGGCGGCATACCGCCGGTTGCCGCACGCATTGCTTACGAGACTCGCGACCAGTCCCTGGCCGCGTAA
- a CDS encoding IS3 family transposase (programmed frameshift) yields MPKNVFSDEFKRDAVALVESGISQKTVCKDLGVSKSALQSWVRDARFQSHGMTPSADPVERAEMAKAVKRIRELEMETEVLRRAAAYLSQIHINTPKMISPLVQEMAAPGAPVRVPVAVACRVLGFSEQAYYQWLKCPKSAREIEEEHLISVLRELHEDDPELGYRFLADELHDLGYQVSERRVWRLCHVAGISSVITQRKRRYQQAGPPVGDDLVKREFTATGPNQVWLTDITEHWTGEGKLYLCAIKDLWSNKIVGQSMGPRMKARLAVQALTNAVQQRGYPEGVIVHSDRGSQFRSRKFQKALKRYRLRGSMGRVGACGDNAAMESFFSLLQKNVLDRKAWRTRQELRLAIVHWIEAKYHRKRRQRRLGKLTPVEFEVVMMDAVALAA; encoded by the exons ATGCCAAAGAATGTGTTTAGTGATGAGTTCAAGCGAGACGCTGTCGCGCTGGTCGAGTCGGGCATCTCGCAGAAGACGGTGTGTAAAGATCTTGGCGTCTCGAAGTCCGCGTTGCAGTCATGGGTGCGCGACGCGAGGTTCCAGTCCCACGGAATGACCCCGTCAGCTGATCCTGTCGAGCGGGCCGAGATGGCGAAGGCCGTGAAACGGATTCGTGAGCTTGAGATGGAAACCGAAGTGCTCCGTCGCGCGGCAGCATACCTGTCACAGATACACATCA ACACCCCCAAAATGATCTCCCCGCTCGTCCAAGAGATGGCTGCGCCAGGTGCCCCTGTCAGGGTGCCGGTCGCGGTGGCGTGCCGGGTGTTGGGTTTCAGTGAACAGGCCTACTACCAGTGGCTGAAATGCCCGAAATCTGCGCGCGAGATTGAGGAAGAACACCTCATTAGCGTGCTGCGTGAACTCCACGAGGACGACCCCGAACTCGGGTACCGGTTCCTCGCTGACGAACTCCATGACCTCGGCTACCAGGTGAGCGAACGCAGGGTGTGGCGATTGTGTCATGTTGCAGGCATCAGTTCAGTCATTACGCAGCGTAAGCGCCGCTACCAGCAGGCTGGCCCGCCCGTGGGTGATGACCTCGTGAAGCGTGAGTTCACCGCTACTGGCCCGAACCAAGTGTGGCTGACCGACATCACGGAGCACTGGACAGGTGAGGGGAAGCTGTACCTGTGCGCGATCAAGGACCTCTGGTCGAACAAGATCGTCGGCCAGTCAATGGGGCCGCGCATGAAGGCCAGGCTCGCGGTTCAGGCGCTTACGAACGCGGTCCAGCAGCGCGGCTACCCTGAAGGCGTGATTGTGCATTCGGATCGCGGAAGTCAATTCAGGTCAAGGAAGTTCCAGAAGGCCCTGAAACGGTACAGGTTGAGAGGGTCGATGGGCAGGGTGGGGGCGTGTGGGGATAACGCTGCGATGGAATCCTTCTTCAGTCTGCTGCAGAAGAACGTGCTCGATCGTAAAGCCTGGCGTACTCGGCAAGAGTTGCGGCTCGCGATTGTGCACTGGATTGAAGCGAAGTACCACCGTAAACGCAGACAGCGCCGGCTTGGGAAGCTGACGCCGGTCGAGTTCGAAGTGGTTATGATGGATGCTGTCGCGTTGGCGGCATAA
- a CDS encoding DUF4258 domain-containing protein has translation MKWYEVNAAGLAKASGNPGWQLLAGIGDGVVSLLVTLVSFDLVDLWEGVSLLATSEEAWEQLWASVGDTAAKVVSGDWYAIGKLVPDVATLVLTFGAGAAVKGATVAKEASAVAKAAKEAERAAAAAKAAAAKKAAEAAAAQKILVDELLKNGAKVSPEKVVTIFKTPEGRIVWLEKGINSTMEGNPSGLAHIVEVHGAEFAQRGISEAQIPEVLTTAIQEGRIIRYQRQGTGRPVYEFEYGGKTLKLAITIGDNGYIVGANFSK, from the coding sequence GTGAAGTGGTATGAGGTGAATGCTGCGGGTCTTGCGAAGGCGTCTGGGAATCCTGGGTGGCAGTTATTGGCGGGTATCGGGGATGGTGTCGTTTCTCTGCTCGTGACTCTGGTGAGTTTCGATTTGGTGGATTTGTGGGAAGGGGTGTCTTTACTGGCGACGAGCGAGGAGGCTTGGGAGCAGTTGTGGGCGTCGGTGGGAGACACTGCGGCGAAGGTGGTGTCTGGGGATTGGTATGCGATTGGGAAGCTTGTTCCTGATGTTGCGACTCTGGTGCTTACCTTTGGTGCTGGTGCGGCGGTGAAGGGGGCCACGGTCGCGAAAGAGGCATCTGCGGTAGCGAAAGCCGCGAAAGAAGCCGAAAGGGCGGCCGCTGCGGCCAAAGCGGCAGCTGCGAAGAAAGCCGCAGAAGCAGCAGCAGCGCAGAAGATTCTTGTTGATGAGCTTCTCAAGAATGGTGCTAAGGTCAGCCCCGAAAAAGTTGTTACCATCTTCAAAACCCCTGAGGGGAGAATTGTTTGGCTTGAAAAGGGAATCAATTCGACGATGGAGGGTAATCCTTCTGGTCTCGCCCATATTGTCGAGGTCCATGGCGCTGAGTTTGCGCAGAGGGGTATTAGTGAGGCGCAGATTCCTGAGGTGTTGACGACCGCGATCCAGGAGGGCAGGATAATCAGATATCAAAGGCAAGGGACGGGGAGGCCTGTCTATGAATTTGAGTACGGAGGCAAGACATTGAAGCTTGCAATAACTATCGGTGACAACGGCTACATCGTGGGGGCGAACTTTTCCAAATGA